In the Flavobacterium acetivorans genome, one interval contains:
- a CDS encoding PPK2 family polyphosphate kinase encodes MKSINPDDFKVVRPIELSKIPTLLVEGSSDEEEEDKLDKVREKLSELQDVMYAHNRYGVLICLQGMDTSGKDSLIREVFKEFNSRGVVVHSFKTPNSTELEHDYLWRHYLALPEKGKFAVFNRTHYENVLVTRVHPEYIMNENLPGIEKVEDITPEFWQNRMEQIRNFEKHITQNGSIVLKFFLHMSKEEQRERLLRRLEEQKHNWKFSTGDLKERERWADYMHYYQEAINKTSTAYAPWYVVPADDKEMCRYIVGKIIWEEMQKHTDIREPEMDEKVKENIELYKEILRKE; translated from the coding sequence ATGAAGTCAATTAATCCCGATGATTTTAAAGTGGTTCGTCCTATTGAACTTTCTAAAATACCTACTTTGCTTGTTGAGGGCAGCAGTGACGAAGAGGAAGAAGATAAATTAGACAAGGTTCGAGAAAAGCTGAGTGAATTGCAGGACGTGATGTATGCGCATAATCGCTACGGAGTCTTGATTTGTTTGCAAGGAATGGATACTTCGGGAAAGGACAGTTTGATTCGGGAAGTTTTTAAGGAGTTCAATTCGCGTGGGGTAGTGGTGCATAGTTTTAAAACACCCAATTCGACCGAGTTAGAACACGATTATTTATGGCGCCATTATTTGGCTTTGCCTGAAAAAGGCAAGTTTGCGGTTTTTAATCGAACGCATTATGAAAATGTATTGGTTACAAGGGTACATCCGGAATATATTATGAATGAGAATTTGCCTGGAATTGAAAAGGTAGAAGATATTACTCCTGAATTCTGGCAAAATCGAATGGAACAGATCAGGAATTTTGAGAAGCATATTACCCAAAATGGCAGCATTGTGTTGAAGTTCTTTTTACACATGAGTAAGGAAGAGCAAAGAGAAAGGCTGCTGAGAAGGTTAGAAGAGCAAAAGCACAATTGGAAGTTCTCAACGGGAGATTTGAAGGAAAGGGAACGCTGGGCGGATTATATGCATTATTACCAAGAAGCGATTAATAAAACTTCGACAGCATATGCGCCTTGGTATGTAGTTCCGGCCGATGATAAGGAGATGTGCCGCTATATTGTGGGCAAAATTATCTGGGAAGAGATGCAAAAACACACAGACATCCGAGAGCCTGAAATGGATGAGAAAGTCAAGGAAAATATTGAATTGTATAAGGAGATTTTGAGAAAAGAATAA
- a CDS encoding 3-ketoacyl-ACP reductase, which translates to MNDLKNKNALITGAGKGIGKAVAIALAKEGVNVILLARTQEEIDNVAAKARSLRVKALAITADVADINSVNSAVEKALAEFGTIDILINNAGIGAFGKFLELEPVTWERIIQVNLMGTYYVTRTVIPNMIERQTGDIINISSTAGLAGNALTSAYSASKFAVLGLTDSLMQEMRKHNIRVTALTPSTVATDMAKDLKLTDGNPEKVMQAEDMAELIIAQLKLNRRVFIKNSSIWSTNP; encoded by the coding sequence ATGAACGATTTAAAAAATAAAAATGCGCTGATAACCGGTGCAGGAAAAGGAATTGGTAAAGCCGTAGCAATTGCCTTAGCCAAAGAAGGCGTAAACGTAATATTACTGGCCAGAACCCAAGAAGAGATTGATAATGTAGCTGCAAAAGCGCGTTCACTTAGAGTAAAAGCACTCGCCATAACGGCTGATGTCGCCGATATCAACTCTGTAAATTCTGCTGTTGAAAAAGCTCTAGCCGAATTTGGAACTATTGATATTTTAATCAACAATGCCGGAATTGGTGCTTTTGGTAAATTCTTGGAATTAGAACCAGTAACTTGGGAACGCATTATTCAAGTAAATTTAATGGGAACTTATTATGTAACACGTACCGTTATTCCTAACATGATCGAAAGACAAACAGGAGACATTATCAATATTTCATCGACTGCTGGATTAGCCGGAAATGCTTTAACAAGTGCTTACAGCGCTTCAAAATTTGCTGTTCTTGGCCTGACTGATTCATTAATGCAAGAAATGCGCAAACACAATATTCGCGTAACAGCGCTGACTCCAAGTACCGTTGCTACCGATATGGCCAAAGATTTAAAACTGACCGATGGCAATCCGGAGAAAGTGATGCAAGCCGAAGATATGGCCGAATTAATTATCGCTCAACTTAAATTGAATCGTCGCGTTTTCATTAAAAACAGCAGCATTTGGTCAACCAATCCTTAA
- the mtaB gene encoding tRNA (N(6)-L-threonylcarbamoyladenosine(37)-C(2))-methylthiotransferase MtaB — protein MENRKKVAFYTLGCKLNFSETSTIARSIEDEGFDRVDFEEVADMYVINTCSVTENADKQFKQIVKKAMKLNDKAFIAAVGCYAQLKPEELAAVDGVDLVLGATEKFKITDYINDLSKNDLGEVHSCEISEADFYVGSYSIGDRTRAFLKVQDGCDYKCTYCTIPLARGISRSDELENVLKNAYEISKQNIKEIVLTGVNIGDYGKGEFGNKKHEHTFLELVQALDKVEGIERLRISSIEPNLLKNETIEFVSKSRTFVPHFHIPLQSGSNDILKLMKRRYLREVYTERVNKIKEVMPYACIGVDVIVGFPGETDEHFLETYHFLNEMDISYLHVFTYSERDNTEAAEMEGVVPANVRAKRSKMLRGLSVKKRRAFYESQLGTNRTVLFESENKEGYIHGFTENYVKVKTPWNPELVNTLHEINLTKIDEDGSVRMDFVSALV, from the coding sequence ATGGAAAATAGAAAAAAAGTTGCCTTTTATACGCTGGGTTGTAAGTTGAATTTTTCGGAAACATCAACGATTGCGCGTTCGATTGAGGATGAAGGTTTTGATCGTGTTGATTTTGAAGAAGTGGCCGATATGTATGTGATCAATACCTGTTCGGTAACCGAAAACGCTGATAAACAGTTCAAACAGATTGTAAAAAAAGCAATGAAACTCAATGATAAGGCTTTTATTGCGGCGGTGGGTTGTTATGCCCAATTAAAACCGGAAGAATTAGCCGCTGTTGATGGTGTTGATTTGGTTTTGGGAGCTACCGAAAAGTTTAAAATCACCGATTATATTAATGACTTGTCCAAAAATGATTTGGGCGAAGTCCATTCTTGCGAGATTTCAGAAGCTGATTTCTATGTAGGAAGTTATTCTATTGGTGACAGAACCCGCGCTTTCTTGAAAGTTCAGGATGGCTGTGATTACAAATGTACTTATTGTACGATTCCGCTTGCCAGAGGAATTTCCAGAAGTGACGAATTGGAAAATGTGCTGAAAAATGCCTACGAAATTTCGAAGCAAAATATCAAGGAAATTGTTTTGACCGGTGTGAATATTGGTGATTACGGAAAAGGTGAATTTGGAAACAAAAAACACGAACATACTTTCCTGGAATTGGTTCAGGCATTGGATAAAGTGGAAGGAATCGAAAGATTGCGTATTTCGTCTATCGAGCCTAATTTGTTGAAAAATGAAACGATAGAATTTGTATCGAAAAGCAGAACCTTTGTACCACATTTTCATATTCCGTTGCAATCCGGAAGTAACGATATTCTGAAATTGATGAAACGCCGTTATTTGCGCGAAGTATATACCGAAAGAGTCAATAAAATCAAGGAAGTGATGCCGTACGCTTGTATAGGCGTGGATGTGATTGTGGGTTTTCCTGGTGAAACCGATGAGCATTTTTTGGAAACTTATCATTTCCTAAACGAAATGGATATTTCGTATTTGCATGTTTTTACCTATTCAGAGCGTGATAATACCGAAGCAGCTGAAATGGAAGGAGTTGTTCCTGCCAATGTTCGTGCAAAACGCAGCAAAATGTTACGCGGATTATCGGTTAAAAAACGTCGTGCTTTTTATGAAAGTCAGTTAGGAACAAACAGAACAGTACTTTTTGAGAGTGAAAATAAAGAAGGCTATATTCACGGTTTTACCGAAAACTATGTCAAAGTAAAAACACCTTGGAACCCGGAATTAGTGAATACTTTACACGAAATCAATCTGACTAAAATTGATGAAGACGGAAGCGTAAGAATGGATTTTGTTTCTGCTTTGGTTTAA
- a CDS encoding DUF6929 family protein: MKKITLELFTTIIGIGSASGLFYQDNSLLIIGDNSGFLYEYNINSQDLKQHPLIKNPSVNIPKSEKPDFESITHFQDTLYIFGSGSTPNRNRMVEFDLKEKKKTATNNLVDLYAVMQSFANIKPEDFNLEGVIYDGENWYFFNRGNGISNKNTLFSLRAKKLDQEFSLLSNDYKLPKIKGVRSSFTDAVLIENTIYFLATAENTQSTYDDGEVLGSLIGRIDLETMKIDFTKKISDKHKFEGITVFKNTKEKIEILLCEDNDTDALKSNIYKLSLDLK; the protein is encoded by the coding sequence ATGAAAAAAATAACATTAGAATTATTCACCACAATTATAGGCATTGGCTCCGCATCTGGGCTTTTTTACCAAGACAACAGTTTACTAATTATTGGTGACAACAGCGGATTTCTATACGAATACAATATCAATTCTCAGGATTTAAAACAACATCCGCTCATCAAAAATCCATCGGTAAATATTCCCAAAAGTGAAAAACCAGATTTTGAATCCATCACTCATTTTCAAGACACCCTATATATTTTTGGTTCGGGTTCTACCCCAAACAGGAATAGGATGGTTGAATTCGATTTAAAGGAAAAAAAGAAAACTGCCACTAATAATCTGGTCGATCTTTATGCTGTGATGCAAAGTTTCGCAAACATCAAACCCGAAGATTTTAATCTCGAAGGCGTTATTTACGATGGTGAAAACTGGTACTTTTTTAACCGTGGCAATGGTATTTCAAACAAAAACACGCTCTTTAGCCTTCGTGCCAAAAAATTAGATCAAGAATTTAGCTTGCTTTCAAATGATTATAAACTGCCAAAAATAAAAGGAGTACGCTCCAGTTTTACCGATGCTGTTTTAATAGAGAATACGATTTATTTTTTGGCCACTGCCGAAAATACCCAATCTACCTATGATGATGGAGAAGTTCTGGGAAGCCTTATTGGACGGATTGATCTTGAGACCATGAAAATTGATTTTACAAAAAAAATAAGCGACAAACATAAATTTGAAGGCATAACTGTTTTCAAAAACACAAAAGAAAAAATAGAAATCCTGCTTTGCGAAGACAACGATACGGATGCATTAAAAAGTAACATTTATAAATTAAGTTTAGATTTAAAATAA